Proteins from one Salmonella bongori NCTC 12419 genomic window:
- the ldtC gene encoding L,D-transpeptidase LdtC, producing MLKNTRLSRWLAFIALAATITLALPTQANTWPLPPPGSRLVGENKFHVVEDDGGSLEAIAKKYNVGFLALLQANPGIDPYVPRAGSVLTIPLQTLLPDVPREGIVINLAELRLYYYQPGKNTVTVYPIGIGQLGGDTLTPTMVTTVSDKRANPTWTPTANIRARYKAQGIDLPAVVPAGPDNPMGHHAIRLAAYGGVYLLHGTNADFGIGMRVSSGCIRLRDGDIETLFRQVTPGTKVNIINTPIKASVEPGGVRLVEVHQPLSKNIGDDPQVLPIILNGPMQTFKDAPQTDAVVMDHVMEARSGMPVDVTRHPETKPQSL from the coding sequence ATGTTAAAAAATACGCGACTCTCTCGCTGGCTGGCGTTTATCGCGCTTGCTGCGACCATAACGCTTGCCCTCCCCACGCAGGCGAATACCTGGCCTCTTCCACCTCCCGGCAGTCGACTGGTAGGGGAAAATAAATTTCATGTCGTTGAAGACGACGGCGGTTCGCTGGAAGCTATCGCCAAAAAATATAACGTGGGTTTTTTAGCTTTGTTACAGGCCAACCCCGGCATTGACCCATATGTGCCACGTGCAGGCAGCGTACTGACGATTCCGCTGCAAACACTGCTGCCGGATGTGCCGCGCGAGGGCATTGTCATTAATCTTGCGGAATTACGCCTTTATTATTATCAACCCGGGAAAAATACCGTTACGGTCTACCCTATCGGAATTGGTCAACTGGGCGGCGATACGTTAACGCCAACGATGGTAACAACCGTATCAGATAAACGCGCCAACCCGACATGGACGCCTACTGCGAATATTCGCGCACGCTATAAAGCGCAAGGCATCGATCTTCCCGCTGTCGTGCCTGCCGGGCCCGATAACCCGATGGGGCATCATGCAATTCGTTTAGCGGCTTACGGCGGTGTTTATCTGCTGCATGGCACTAATGCCGATTTTGGCATTGGTATGCGCGTCAGTTCCGGCTGTATCCGCCTGCGCGATGGCGATATAGAGACCTTGTTCCGCCAGGTTACGCCGGGAACCAAAGTGAATATCATTAATACGCCGATTAAAGCTTCGGTAGAACCTGGCGGCGTACGGCTGGTAGAGGTTCATCAGCCGCTGTCTAAAAATATTGGTGACGATCCTCAGGTACTGCCGATTATCCTGAATGGTCCCATGCAGACGTTTAAAGACGCGCCGCAGACCGACGCTGTAGTCATGGATCATGTTATGGAAGCACGTTCCGGAATGCCTGTAGACGTGACCCGTCATCCGGAGACAAAACCGCAGTCGCTGTAA